One Brumimicrobium sp. DNA window includes the following coding sequences:
- a CDS encoding urocanate hydratase, whose protein sequence is MTLQEFQADIKGGIPATIPAKKSYDIEINHAPKRKKILSKEEEKLALRNALRYFPKEQHAQLLPEFREELEKYGRIYMYRYRPDYEMYARNIEDYPGNSLQAKAIMVMIQNNLDKAVAQHPHELITYGGNGAVFQNWAQYRLAMQYLSEMTDDQTLVMYSGHPMGLFPSHKDAPRVVVTNGMMIPNYSKPDDWEKFNALGVTQYGQMTAGSYMYIGPQGIVHGTTITVLNAGRMIAKNNEGLAGKLFVTAGLGGMSGAQPKAGNIAGCITVCAEVNPLAARKRHAQGWVDELIADLDELVARVRKAQTDKEIVSIAFEGNVVDVWEKFAQENVRVDLGSDQTSSHNPFAGGYYPVGLSLEESNQMMAENPALFKEKVYASYRRHIAAVNVHASRGMYFFDYGNAFLLEASRAGADVMAANGIDFKYPSYVQDIMGPMCFDYGFGPFRWVCTSGKPEDLAKTDELACQVLEKLKQESPAEIQQQMADNIHWIKGAQENHLVVGSQARILYADALGRIKIAEAFNQAIARGELGPVVLGRDHHDVSGTDSPFRETSNIYDGSSFTADMAIHNVIGDSFRGATWVSIHNGGGVGWGEVINGGFGMLLDGSADSDRRLKMMLHWDVNNGIARRNWARNEGAIFAIKRAMEMEPKLKVTIPNLVDDDLLG, encoded by the coding sequence ATGACACTACAAGAGTTTCAGGCAGATATTAAGGGAGGAATTCCAGCGACAATTCCTGCAAAGAAATCGTATGATATTGAGATTAATCATGCTCCCAAGAGAAAAAAGATTCTCTCTAAAGAGGAAGAAAAATTAGCGTTGAGAAATGCTTTGCGTTACTTCCCCAAAGAGCAGCATGCTCAATTATTGCCTGAATTTAGAGAGGAATTAGAGAAATATGGAAGAATCTACATGTATCGTTACCGTCCCGACTACGAGATGTATGCGAGAAATATTGAGGATTATCCAGGGAATTCTCTACAAGCGAAAGCTATCATGGTCATGATTCAAAATAATTTAGATAAAGCGGTAGCTCAACACCCTCATGAACTTATTACATACGGTGGAAACGGTGCGGTTTTTCAAAACTGGGCTCAATACCGTTTGGCTATGCAATACTTGTCCGAAATGACCGACGATCAAACCTTGGTTATGTATTCGGGTCACCCGATGGGTTTATTCCCATCGCACAAAGATGCACCAAGAGTTGTGGTTACCAATGGAATGATGATACCGAATTATTCAAAACCGGATGATTGGGAAAAATTCAATGCCTTAGGTGTTACGCAGTATGGACAAATGACAGCAGGTTCTTATATGTACATCGGACCACAAGGAATTGTTCATGGAACAACTATTACCGTGTTAAATGCTGGAAGAATGATAGCCAAAAACAACGAAGGATTGGCTGGTAAATTATTCGTAACAGCGGGACTTGGTGGAATGAGTGGGGCACAGCCAAAGGCTGGAAATATAGCAGGATGTATTACGGTTTGTGCTGAAGTTAATCCTCTAGCAGCCAGAAAACGCCACGCACAAGGTTGGGTGGATGAATTGATAGCTGATTTAGATGAATTAGTTGCTCGTGTTCGTAAGGCACAAACGGATAAAGAAATTGTTTCTATTGCTTTTGAAGGAAATGTAGTAGATGTATGGGAGAAATTTGCACAAGAAAATGTGCGAGTAGATTTGGGCTCTGACCAAACTTCTTCCCACAATCCATTTGCTGGAGGATATTATCCTGTTGGATTGTCTTTAGAGGAATCTAATCAAATGATGGCAGAGAATCCAGCGCTTTTTAAAGAAAAAGTGTATGCATCTTATCGTCGCCATATAGCTGCGGTAAATGTTCACGCTTCTCGTGGAATGTATTTCTTTGATTACGGAAACGCTTTCTTGTTAGAAGCTTCTCGTGCAGGAGCAGATGTAATGGCTGCCAATGGAATTGATTTTAAATACCCGTCTTATGTACAAGACATTATGGGACCTATGTGTTTTGATTATGGCTTTGGTCCTTTCCGTTGGGTGTGTACTTCTGGAAAACCTGAAGATTTAGCCAAAACGGATGAGTTAGCTTGTCAGGTACTAGAGAAGTTGAAACAAGAGAGTCCTGCTGAGATTCAACAGCAAATGGCAGACAATATTCATTGGATAAAAGGAGCGCAAGAAAATCATTTAGTGGTTGGATCACAAGCACGTATCTTATATGCAGATGCTTTAGGACGTATTAAAATCGCAGAAGCATTCAATCAAGCAATTGCTAGAGGTGAATTAGGTCCGGTTGTATTAGGACGTGACCACCATGACGTTTCAGGAACAGATTCTCCTTTCCGTGAAACTTCCAATATTTATGATGGCTCTAGTTTTACCGCAGATATGGCAATTCATAATGTAATTGGTGACTCATTTCGTGGTGCTACGTGGGTCTCTATCCATAACGGAGGCGGTGTTGGTTGGGGAGAGGTAATCAATGGTGGTTTCGGAATGTTATTGGATGGCTCTGCTGACTCTGATAGACGTTTAAAAATGATGCTACATTGGGATGTTAACAACGGTATCGCACGTAGAAATTGGGCGAGAAATGAAGGTGCAATTTTCGCTATCAAACGAGCTATGGAAATGGAACCTAAATTAAAGGTTACTATTCCTAATTTGGTGGATGATGATTTGTTAGGGTAG
- a CDS encoding valine--tRNA ligase, whose translation MEIPAKYEANKVEDKWYKHWMDKNHFHSEPDGREAYTVVLPPPNVTGILHMGHMLNSTIQDVLVRRARMLGKNACWVPGTDHASIATEAKVVNKLRAEGIKKSDLTREEFLRHAMEWKDKHGGIILEQLKKIGASCDWDRTAFTMDKEYGESVIDVFIDLYNKGKIYRGVRMVNWDPAAQTALSDEEVIHKEVNSKFYSVRYQVEGTDDWMVIATTRPETILGDSAVCVNPNDARYANLVGKNVIVPIANRVVPIIADDYVDMEFGTGCLKVTPAHDINDYEIGKRHKLETIDVFNANGTLNHFGLHYEGKDRFEVRKEIVKELEEKGFLVKVEDHINKVGFSERTDAVIEPRLSMQWFVDMKELSKPALENVMNGNINFYPDNMKNTYRHWMENIKDWCISRQLWWGHQIPAWYCDKNCDQPIISKTKPEKCPHCGSTNLKQDEDVLDTWFSSWLWPISVFNGLTQPNNKDIQYYYPSNDLVTAPEIMFFWVARMIIAGYEWLGDKPFSNVYYTGIVRDKLGRKMSKSLGNSPDPIQLMEDYGADGVRLGMLLSSPAGNDLPFDTDQCIQGRNFTNKIWNAFRLVSGWEVKEIEQPEYAKLAVNWFENKFNETLAHINDQFDKFRISDALMASYKLIWDDFCSWYLEMIKPEYQQPIDAKTKEQTLEFFEKLMKIIHPFTPFISEEVWHLLRARKEGEDIIVAAWPKLEAIDSKIIADFEIAFEIISNIRNIRKQNNIANKIAIDFFIENNKRHPKYLDAVVEKMGNIGSLSYTSVKPENVFSFITNTTSFYIPFGENVDVEAELQKLKEELDYTIGFMKSTQKKLGNERFVNGAPEQVVAMEKKKLADAQEKIKLLEEKIAEISK comes from the coding sequence ATGGAGATTCCGGCTAAATACGAAGCAAATAAAGTAGAAGATAAGTGGTATAAACACTGGATGGATAAGAATCATTTCCACAGTGAACCCGATGGAAGAGAAGCATATACTGTGGTTTTACCTCCTCCCAATGTGACAGGGATTTTACACATGGGACACATGTTGAATAGCACTATTCAGGATGTATTGGTGCGTCGCGCACGTATGTTGGGTAAAAACGCTTGCTGGGTGCCGGGAACGGATCATGCTTCGATTGCAACTGAAGCTAAAGTAGTCAATAAACTACGTGCTGAGGGTATCAAAAAATCAGATTTAACTCGTGAAGAATTCCTACGTCATGCGATGGAATGGAAAGATAAGCATGGGGGAATTATTCTAGAACAATTGAAAAAAATTGGTGCTTCATGTGATTGGGACAGAACAGCATTCACCATGGATAAAGAATACGGGGAATCCGTAATCGATGTTTTTATTGACTTATACAATAAAGGGAAAATTTATCGAGGTGTGCGAATGGTCAATTGGGACCCTGCTGCACAGACCGCTTTATCGGATGAGGAGGTTATTCATAAAGAGGTAAATTCTAAATTTTACAGCGTTCGCTATCAGGTAGAAGGAACTGATGATTGGATGGTAATTGCAACCACTCGTCCCGAAACCATACTAGGAGATAGTGCAGTATGTGTAAATCCTAACGATGCACGCTATGCGAATTTAGTAGGGAAAAATGTAATTGTTCCTATTGCAAATCGTGTCGTTCCAATTATTGCAGATGATTATGTAGATATGGAGTTTGGAACGGGTTGTTTGAAAGTTACGCCTGCTCACGACATCAATGACTATGAAATTGGAAAACGCCATAAGCTAGAAACGATAGATGTATTTAATGCTAATGGAACTTTAAACCACTTTGGACTGCATTACGAAGGAAAAGATCGTTTCGAAGTACGAAAAGAAATTGTTAAGGAATTAGAAGAAAAAGGCTTCCTTGTAAAAGTGGAAGACCATATCAATAAAGTCGGTTTTTCTGAGAGAACAGATGCGGTAATTGAACCTCGTCTTTCTATGCAATGGTTTGTGGATATGAAAGAATTATCTAAACCTGCTTTAGAAAATGTGATGAATGGAAACATCAATTTCTATCCTGACAATATGAAAAATACATATCGTCACTGGATGGAAAACATCAAAGATTGGTGTATTTCTCGTCAGTTGTGGTGGGGACATCAAATTCCGGCTTGGTATTGTGATAAAAATTGCGATCAACCAATTATTTCTAAAACAAAGCCAGAGAAATGCCCGCATTGTGGTTCGACCAACTTAAAACAAGATGAAGATGTGCTAGATACGTGGTTCTCTAGCTGGTTATGGCCAATTTCTGTTTTTAATGGATTGACACAACCTAATAATAAAGACATTCAATATTACTATCCTAGTAATGATTTGGTGACAGCTCCTGAGATTATGTTTTTCTGGGTGGCTCGTATGATTATTGCAGGATATGAGTGGTTGGGAGATAAGCCTTTCTCCAATGTATATTATACAGGAATTGTACGTGATAAATTGGGTCGAAAAATGTCCAAATCGCTTGGAAATTCTCCAGACCCTATCCAATTAATGGAAGATTATGGAGCAGATGGTGTTCGTTTGGGAATGTTGCTTTCATCTCCTGCTGGAAATGACCTTCCGTTTGATACAGACCAATGTATTCAAGGAAGAAACTTTACCAATAAGATTTGGAATGCCTTCCGTTTGGTAAGTGGTTGGGAAGTAAAAGAAATAGAACAACCAGAATACGCTAAACTAGCTGTAAATTGGTTTGAAAATAAATTTAATGAAACATTAGCGCATATCAACGACCAATTTGATAAGTTCAGAATCTCTGATGCTTTGATGGCTTCTTATAAATTGATTTGGGACGATTTCTGCTCTTGGTATTTGGAAATGATTAAACCCGAATACCAGCAGCCTATTGATGCAAAAACTAAAGAACAAACGCTCGAGTTTTTTGAGAAGTTAATGAAAATTATTCATCCGTTTACACCGTTTATTTCGGAGGAAGTTTGGCATTTATTGAGAGCAAGAAAAGAAGGAGAAGATATTATTGTAGCTGCTTGGCCAAAGTTAGAAGCTATTGATTCTAAAATAATTGCAGATTTTGAAATTGCTTTTGAGATTATTTCAAATATCCGAAACATTCGTAAACAAAATAATATTGCTAATAAAATAGCGATTGATTTCTTTATAGAGAACAATAAGCGTCACCCGAAATATTTGGATGCCGTTGTGGAGAAAATGGGCAATATTGGTTCACTTTCTTATACTTCTGTAAAACCTGAAAATGTATTTTCTTTCATAACTAATACTACTTCATTCTATATTCCTTTTGGAGAGAATGTAGATGTGGAGGCTGAACTCCAGAAGTTAAAAGAAGAATTGGATTACACCATTGGTTTTATGAAGTCCACACAGAAGAAACTTGGAAATGAGCGTTTTGTGAATGGTGCTCCTGAACAAGTTGTTGCGATGGAAAAAAAGAAATTAGCAGATGCACAAGAAAAGATTAAGTTATTAGAAGAAAAAATAGCTGAAATCAGTAAATAA
- the uvrC gene encoding excinuclease ABC subunit UvrC, with amino-acid sequence MSERIEHLQQIIKSLPESPGIYQYFNTEGVIIYIGKAKNLRKRVSSYFTKTHDNAKTRILVRNIYNIRFIVVETETDALLLENNLIKEHQPKYNIQLKDDKTYPWICIKNERFPRVFSTRNIIKDGSKYYGPYPSVFVVNTLLDLFKEIFPLRTCNYDLSKKNIDLGKYKACLEYQIGNCKAPCIGLEGEDTYNEYIEQIEQILNGNIPFVIRILKEKMQESADNLAFEEAEEYKTKINALEKYRKKSTVVASTINKVDVITLEKNDKSAYVNYLVISHGTIIHGFTVEVKNKLDETDEEILAFTLINMRDKFNSQSKEILVEDSTKMEEIEGLSFFTPQRGDKKHLLDLSKRNAKYFMLQRQKQEVLKNPEVKVERILKKIQEDFRLKELPVYMECFDNSNIMGTNPVSACVVFRNARPSKKDYRHFIPKTVQGPDDFETMREVVYRRYRRLLDEEKELPQLVVIDGGKGQLSAALEALEKLNLRGKLPIVGIAERLEEIFFPGDSIPLYLDKKSESLKVIQNMRNEAHRFGIEHHRNRRSKASLTSELIGIEGIGEKTQEILMHQFKTLSKIKAASFNELADVVGQAKAKILIEFFKK; translated from the coding sequence ATGTCTGAGCGAATCGAACATTTGCAACAAATTATAAAGTCACTTCCTGAAAGCCCAGGGATTTATCAGTATTTCAATACTGAGGGTGTAATTATTTATATAGGAAAAGCCAAGAATCTTAGGAAAAGAGTTAGTTCATACTTTACTAAGACACATGATAATGCAAAGACACGCATTTTAGTTCGGAATATCTATAACATTCGTTTTATCGTTGTAGAAACAGAAACCGATGCACTTTTATTAGAAAACAACCTCATCAAAGAGCACCAACCTAAATACAACATTCAACTCAAAGACGATAAAACTTATCCATGGATCTGTATTAAAAATGAGCGATTTCCACGGGTATTCTCTACACGGAATATTATAAAAGATGGCTCTAAATATTATGGTCCCTATCCGTCTGTTTTTGTTGTCAATACCTTATTAGACTTGTTTAAAGAGATATTTCCATTGCGTACATGCAATTATGATTTGAGCAAAAAAAACATTGATTTAGGAAAATATAAGGCCTGTCTAGAATATCAAATTGGAAATTGTAAGGCACCTTGCATTGGTTTGGAGGGAGAAGATACCTATAACGAATACATTGAACAAATCGAACAGATTTTGAATGGAAATATCCCTTTTGTAATTCGTATTCTCAAAGAAAAAATGCAAGAATCGGCTGATAATTTAGCTTTTGAAGAGGCTGAAGAATACAAAACCAAAATTAACGCTTTAGAAAAATATCGCAAGAAATCTACAGTAGTTGCTTCAACTATTAATAAGGTTGATGTGATTACTTTAGAGAAAAATGACAAGAGCGCCTATGTCAATTATTTAGTGATTAGTCACGGTACTATCATTCATGGATTTACCGTAGAGGTTAAAAATAAACTGGATGAAACGGATGAAGAGATTCTGGCTTTTACCCTCATTAACATGCGCGATAAATTCAACAGTCAATCCAAGGAGATTCTTGTTGAAGACTCAACTAAAATGGAAGAAATAGAAGGTTTGTCCTTCTTTACTCCTCAGCGTGGAGATAAAAAACATTTACTTGATTTGTCTAAACGAAATGCAAAGTATTTCATGTTACAAAGACAAAAACAAGAGGTACTTAAAAATCCAGAGGTAAAGGTAGAACGCATTTTAAAGAAGATTCAAGAAGATTTTCGTCTAAAAGAGTTACCTGTTTACATGGAATGTTTTGATAACTCCAATATCATGGGAACTAATCCTGTTTCAGCTTGTGTTGTTTTTAGAAATGCACGCCCAAGTAAAAAAGATTATCGACATTTTATCCCAAAAACTGTTCAAGGTCCTGATGATTTTGAAACCATGCGCGAAGTAGTTTATCGAAGATATCGTCGTCTGCTGGATGAGGAAAAAGAATTACCTCAATTAGTAGTTATTGATGGTGGAAAAGGACAGTTAAGTGCCGCTTTAGAGGCTTTGGAGAAATTAAATTTAAGGGGAAAACTTCCAATCGTGGGAATTGCTGAACGTTTGGAAGAGATTTTCTTCCCAGGTGATAGCATTCCTCTTTATTTAGATAAGAAAAGTGAAAGTTTGAAGGTCATCCAGAATATGCGTAACGAAGCGCATCGTTTTGGAATCGAACATCATAGAAACAGAAGAAGTAAAGCAAGTCTCACATCTGAATTAATTGGCATTGAAGGAATTGGAGAGAAAACTCAAGAAATTCTGATGCATCAATTTAAAACACTTTCTAAAATTAAAGCAGCATCTTTTAACGAATTAGCTGATGTTGTAGGACAAGCTAAGGCAAAAATATTGATAGAGTTTTTTAAGAAATAA
- a CDS encoding acyl-CoA dehydrogenase family protein — protein sequence MSEISEKAIKGAEFIIRDSKPEEIFIPEEWSEEQQMIAKMCDDFIVQEVMPNIEGIDKMEEGLMVSLLNKAGELGLLGLSVPEELGGMGVDFKTSLLATERLGAGYSFSVAFGAHTGIGSLPLLYYGTEAQKQKYSPKLASGEWKASYCLTEPSAGSDANSGKTKAVLSEDGKHYIINGQKMWITNAGFANLFTVFAKIDNDEKLSAFLVEADSEGITLNPEEKKMGIKGSSTRQVFFNNVKVPVENMLSERGNGFKIALNILNIGRIKLAAGVLGGAKAAISESIKYANEREQFGRPISKYGAIRYKIAEQVIRAYVVESATYRAGQNIDDAINAYHAGGMDLGEATLKGIEQFAPECAILKVAGSETLDYVVDEAVQIHGGIGYSAESLVERAYRDSRINRIFEGTNEINRMLIIDLVLKRAMKGELDLMGPAMAVAGELMSIPDMGDAGEGVFAEEYKALKGFKKTVLMVAGSAVQKLMQTLSKEQEVLMNIADLSIQTYLAESVLLRVDKLIGMRGEEACKDEIAIAKTFIYDAADRMHKAAKDAINSFADGDEARMMQMGLKRFTKTENFNVKEARQQIAQRVINAGVYNF from the coding sequence ATGTCAGAAATAAGCGAAAAAGCAATTAAGGGAGCAGAGTTCATTATTCGTGACTCTAAACCTGAAGAAATTTTCATTCCAGAAGAATGGTCAGAAGAGCAACAAATGATTGCTAAAATGTGCGATGATTTTATCGTACAAGAAGTTATGCCTAATATAGAAGGCATTGATAAAATGGAGGAAGGATTGATGGTTTCTCTTCTAAATAAAGCAGGAGAATTGGGGCTATTAGGTCTATCAGTTCCTGAAGAATTAGGCGGAATGGGAGTTGACTTTAAAACTTCTCTTTTAGCAACTGAGAGATTGGGAGCAGGATACTCTTTTTCAGTAGCATTTGGTGCGCATACAGGAATTGGTTCTCTACCTTTATTATATTATGGAACAGAAGCACAAAAACAAAAATATTCTCCAAAATTAGCTTCTGGAGAATGGAAGGCTTCTTATTGTTTAACTGAGCCATCTGCTGGTTCTGACGCAAACTCTGGTAAAACAAAAGCTGTTTTATCCGAAGATGGAAAACATTATATCATCAATGGTCAGAAGATGTGGATTACCAATGCAGGGTTTGCCAATTTATTTACTGTTTTTGCTAAGATTGATAATGATGAAAAATTATCAGCGTTTTTGGTAGAGGCAGATAGTGAAGGGATTACATTAAATCCCGAAGAAAAGAAAATGGGAATTAAAGGTTCTTCTACTCGCCAAGTGTTCTTTAACAATGTTAAAGTTCCGGTAGAGAACATGCTTTCTGAAAGAGGAAATGGATTTAAGATAGCTTTAAACATTTTAAATATTGGTAGAATTAAATTAGCTGCCGGTGTTTTAGGAGGAGCTAAAGCTGCTATTTCTGAATCTATTAAATACGCTAACGAGAGAGAGCAATTTGGAAGACCTATTTCAAAATATGGAGCTATCCGTTACAAAATTGCTGAGCAAGTAATTCGTGCGTATGTTGTAGAATCTGCAACTTACAGAGCGGGACAAAATATTGATGATGCTATCAATGCTTACCATGCTGGAGGAATGGATTTAGGTGAGGCTACCTTAAAAGGAATTGAGCAATTTGCACCTGAATGTGCTATTTTAAAAGTAGCTGGTTCAGAGACATTGGATTATGTGGTAGATGAAGCAGTTCAGATCCATGGTGGTATTGGATATTCAGCTGAGTCATTAGTGGAAAGAGCTTACCGTGATTCTCGTATCAATCGAATTTTTGAAGGAACCAATGAGATTAACAGAATGTTAATTATTGACCTAGTTCTAAAAAGAGCGATGAAAGGAGAATTGGATTTAATGGGACCAGCTATGGCTGTTGCAGGTGAGTTGATGAGTATCCCTGATATGGGTGATGCTGGAGAAGGTGTCTTTGCCGAAGAATACAAAGCACTGAAAGGATTCAAAAAGACTGTATTAATGGTAGCTGGTTCAGCTGTTCAGAAATTGATGCAAACTTTATCCAAAGAACAAGAAGTTTTAATGAATATTGCTGATTTATCTATTCAAACATATTTAGCAGAATCTGTTCTATTGCGAGTTGATAAATTAATTGGAATGCGTGGTGAAGAAGCATGTAAGGATGAAATTGCTATTGCAAAAACATTTATCTATGATGCGGCTGATCGTATGCACAAAGCAGCTAAAGACGCTATTAATTCATTTGCAGATGGAGATGAAGCTCGTATGATGCAAATGGGATTAAAACGATTTACAAAAACTGAAAACTTCAACGTCAAAGAAGCACGTCAGCAAATTGCACAGCGTGTTATCAATGCGGGAGTATATAATTTTTAA
- a CDS encoding carboxypeptidase-like regulatory domain-containing protein: MKTIRTILSIILLLSLFSCTKFGKNVTVKGRVLNPITGEGISGVQIILKRSTLGGAPGFQSGGSKIIKETTTDENGYYELNKLTLSGSVLMSAHIGDRHPIGWWKGGSYSSFQNLPIDLGKTTHADFHAVPYGKLRYTIKNVSCFDQYDSLLLYTNYQLSNVSEYQNSRTYLGCFEYVGTVYTKFPMGWYYFSGNVIKNNITTSFKDSIFITNGGKHEWLFYY; encoded by the coding sequence ATGAAAACAATTAGAACAATTCTTAGTATTATTTTGTTACTGTCTTTATTTTCCTGCACTAAATTTGGGAAGAACGTAACAGTTAAGGGCAGAGTATTAAATCCCATAACTGGGGAGGGAATTTCTGGCGTACAAATAATATTGAAAAGAAGCACTCTGGGTGGCGCTCCTGGATTTCAATCGGGAGGTAGTAAGATAATTAAAGAAACGACCACTGATGAGAATGGTTATTATGAATTAAATAAACTCACATTAAGTGGCTCTGTACTCATGAGCGCGCACATTGGAGACAGACATCCTATAGGTTGGTGGAAGGGTGGTTCCTATTCTTCTTTTCAAAATTTACCCATAGATTTAGGAAAAACTACCCATGCTGATTTCCATGCCGTGCCTTATGGGAAGTTAAGATATACAATAAAGAATGTTTCGTGTTTCGATCAATATGATTCATTATTATTATATACTAATTATCAATTATCAAATGTTTCTGAATATCAAAATTCAAGGACTTATCTTGGATGTTTTGAATATGTTGGTACAGTTTATACTAAATTTCCAATGGGCTGGTATTATTTTAGTGGAAATGTAATCAAGAATAATATAACGACAAGTTTTAAAGACAGTATTTTCATTACAAATGGAGGGAAACACGAATGGTTATTTTACTATTAA
- a CDS encoding patatin-like phospholipase family protein — MTKKIRILCLDGGGIRGIIPATVMEYVEHELKKRTNNQQARIADYFDMIVGTSTGGILACYYLFPNPKKDDLNEPTSLYEASEALDLYAKLGPKIFTESKRFGWFGLRQLFNATMFSSSNIETIFKEEFGDVYMDDLVKKCVITTYNMDKQRSFFFDSRDEKKGRKFLIRDVARSTSAAPTYFPSAIIKNYGDDTKMVNIDGGVFANNPAMCAYAEARNTNFQDIGKENFPSAKDMLILSIGTGAQNLNLNNYQQSNKWGIIKWAKAIPDIMMDGSADTVNYQAKLLFETLEGEDKKNYKRVDVPSANRNENMYSTDMSDASQENIENLKRAGKLALEQAQVEKKNEFTLDEFIDQLINHG, encoded by the coding sequence ATGACTAAAAAGATTAGAATTTTATGCCTTGATGGTGGAGGAATCAGAGGCATCATACCTGCTACCGTTATGGAATATGTGGAGCATGAATTAAAAAAACGAACAAATAATCAACAAGCACGTATTGCTGATTATTTTGATATGATTGTTGGAACGAGTACCGGAGGTATTCTCGCTTGCTACTATTTATTTCCCAATCCAAAGAAAGATGATCTCAACGAACCAACATCTTTGTATGAAGCTTCTGAAGCTTTGGATTTATATGCCAAATTAGGACCTAAGATTTTTACAGAATCCAAACGATTTGGGTGGTTTGGCTTGCGACAGTTATTCAATGCTACCATGTTTAGTTCTTCTAATATAGAAACTATATTTAAGGAGGAATTTGGAGATGTATATATGGACGATCTTGTAAAAAAATGTGTTATAACGACATATAATATGGACAAACAACGCTCCTTCTTTTTCGATAGTAGGGACGAAAAAAAAGGAAGGAAGTTTTTAATTAGAGATGTTGCCAGATCTACTTCAGCTGCTCCCACTTATTTCCCTTCTGCAATTATTAAAAATTACGGAGATGATACGAAAATGGTAAATATTGATGGGGGAGTATTTGCCAACAATCCTGCGATGTGTGCCTATGCAGAAGCACGGAATACAAACTTCCAAGATATTGGAAAAGAAAACTTTCCCTCAGCAAAAGATATGCTTATCTTATCTATAGGAACGGGAGCACAAAACCTCAATTTAAATAATTACCAACAATCTAATAAATGGGGTATCATAAAATGGGCGAAAGCGATTCCTGATATTATGATGGATGGAAGTGCAGATACAGTTAACTATCAAGCGAAACTGCTTTTTGAGACCTTGGAAGGAGAAGATAAAAAGAACTATAAAAGAGTGGATGTGCCAAGCGCTAACCGCAATGAAAATATGTACAGTACAGATATGTCTGATGCTTCTCAAGAAAATATAGAAAACCTCAAAAGAGCAGGGAAGCTTGCTTTAGAACAAGCCCAAGTCGAGAAGAAAAATGAATTTACGCTGGATGAATTTATTGATCAATTAATAAATCATGGATGA